The proteins below are encoded in one region of Plasmodium relictum strain SGS1 genome assembly, chromosome: 5:
- a CDS encoding zinc finger protein, putative: MACTPLLSEDDLYRFRTKQCLRLAKGLCEFGLDRCQYSHSTEWIRRCPYYISLPSYLRYIPVSCPYFIKNNNDNEEDKEKRNNILRNCVFLTNKDGSVNNKFYKYIEETNINKCPLGVECPLAHSIDEIDYHPLVYKTKRCENYKQANCNRYYCPNLHGLAEQRKIKEYFIPFSNKIDIPPYPNVTIVSKIQYGSFKGQNQILNSKKKLSQNFISSSLDYSYSPNLLNEKSNRTFDFKSSSISLPYQENNIFEKNTNDIKRNTTTACYGSSMSYESTLKKKKNSIFSYLNNFDNKFTLYLHILKKFPYLFDLNISDMNSNNSSISCNKTELSSHLVFDNEKDKCCVSDITDNNNNVENFTNESINENNSCKDVMNTTNDTLEKKTEKIFLNNTYYDILNHIFKKNLEITKEKIKYEDNVEMNLIDADNHPNSPTDDTDYELFTKYASQTLNSQKKIETYDSVLNLLSYVLCLLYFTTNSSTHSSFDIYAHKLAKHLHCVCRKMKDTATANYVNYNLEELI; the protein is encoded by the exons atggCTTGCACACCTTTATTAAGTGAAGATGATTTATATAGATTTCGTACAAAACAATGTTTAAGATTAGCTAAGGGCTTATGCGAATTTGGATTGGATAGATGTCAATATAGTCATAGTACTGAATGGATTAGAAGGTGCCcatattatatttctttgCCGTCTTATTTAAGATACATTCCAGTATCTTGCccttattttataaaaaataacaatgatAACGAagaagataaagaaaaaagaaataacatTTTAAGGAATTGTGTATTTTTAACTAATAAAGATGGAAgtgtaaataataaattttacaaGTATATTGAAGAAAcgaatattaataaatgcCCTTTGGGTGTTGAATGCCCTTTAGCACATAGCATAGACGAAATTGATTATCATCCTCTTGTATACAAAACGAAAAGGTgtgaaaattataaacaaGCCAATTGTAATAGGTATTACTGCCCAAATTTACATGGGTTAGCTGAGCAAAGAAagataaaagaatattttattcCATTTTCTAATAAGATTGATATTCCACCATACCCTAATGTTACTATAGTTAGCAAAATTCAGTATGGATCATTCAAAGGGCAAAATCAAATtttaaatagtaaaaaaaagttatcaCAAAATTTCATTTCATCTTCACTTGATTACAGTTATTCAcctaatttattaaatgaaaagtCAAATAGAACTTTTGATTTTAAGAGTAGTTCAATCAGTTTACCTTatcaagaaaataatatatttgagAAAAATACGAatgatattaaaagaaatactACTACTGCTTGTTATGGAAGTTCAATGTCATATGAAAgcacattaaaaaaaaaaaaaaattctatttttaGTTACTTAAACaattttgataataaatttaccttatatttacatattttaaaaaaatttccttACCTCTTTGATTTAAACATATCTGATATGAATTCAAATAACTCTTCAATTTCATGTAATAAAACAGAATTATCAAGTCATTTAGTTTttgataatgaaaaagataagTGTTGTGTATCAGATATTAccgataataataataatgtagAAAATTTTACTAATGAAAGTATTAACGAAAATAATTCATGTAAAGATGTTATGAATACAACAAATGATACActtgaaaaaaaaactgaaaaaatttttttaaataatacatattACGATATTCtaaatcatatttttaagaaaaactTAGAAATtactaaagaaaaaataaaatatgaggATAATGTGGAAATGAATTTAATAGATGCAGATAATCATCCTAATAGTCCAACTGATGATACAGATTATGAACTTTTTACAAAATATGCAAGTCAGACTCTTaattctcaaaaaaaaattgaaacaTATGATAGcgttttaaatttattaagttaTGTCTTATGCCTACTTTATTTCACAACTAATTCAAGTACACATTCATCGTTTGATATATATGCACATAAATTAGCTAAGCAt ttacaCTGTGTATGCAGAAAAATGAAGGATACTGCCACAGCAAATTAcgtaaattataatttagaagaattaatttaa